The proteins below are encoded in one region of Homo sapiens chromosome 2, GRCh38.p14 Primary Assembly:
- the NXPH2 gene encoding neurexophilin-2 precursor yields the protein MRLRPLPLVVVPGLLQLLFCDSKEVVHATEGLDWEDKDAPGTLVGNVVHSRIISPLRLFVKQSPVPKPGPMAYADSMENFWDWLANITEIQEPLARTKRRPIVKTGKFKKMFGWGDFHSNIKTVKLNLLITGKIVDHGNGTFSVYFRHNSTGLGNVSVSLVPPSKVVEFEVSPQSTLETKESKSFNCRIEYEKTDRAKKTALCNFDPSKICYQEQTQSHVSWLCSKPFKVICIYIAFYSVDYKLVQKVCPDYNYHSETPYLSSG from the coding sequence CTATTTTGTGACAGTAAGGAAGTGGTGCATGCCACGGAGGGGCTGGATTGGGAAGACAAAGATGCTCCAGGGACGTTGGTCGGCAACGTGGTGCACTCAAGGATCATCAGTCCCCTGCGCCTGTTTGTTAAACAGTCTCCGGTGCCCAAGCCCGGCCCCATGGCGTACGCAGACAGCATGGAAAACTTTTGGGATTGGCTGGCCAACATCACGGAGATTCAGGAGCCATTGGCAAGAACTAAACGGAGGCCAAtagtaaaaacaggaaaatttaagaaaatgtttggaTGGGGTGACTTTCATTCCAACATTAAAACTGTCAAACTCAATCTCCTCATCACAGGGAAAATTGTTGACCATGGAAATGGAACCTTCAGTGTGTATTTCCGACATAATTCAACAGGCCTGGGCAATGTTTCAGTGAGCTTGGTACCACCCTCCAAGGTGGTGGAATTTGAAGTTTCCCCCCAGTCTACCTTGGAGACCAAGGAATCCAAATCTTTCAATTGTCGCATTGAGTATGAAAAAACAGATCGGGCGAAAAAGACCGCCCTGTGCAACTTTGACCCATCCAAGATCTGCTACCAGGAGCAGACTCAGAGCCATGTGTCTTGGTTGTGCTCCAAGCCCTTCAAGGTCATTTGCATTTACATTGCCTTTTACAGTGTTGATTATAAACTCGTGCAAAAGGTGTGCCCTGACTACAATtaccatagtgagaccccatactTATCTTCTGGCTGA